Proteins from a genomic interval of Channa argus isolate prfri chromosome 11, Channa argus male v1.0, whole genome shotgun sequence:
- the xbp1 gene encoding LOW QUALITY PROTEIN: X-box-binding protein 1 (The sequence of the model RefSeq protein was modified relative to this genomic sequence to represent the inferred CDS: deleted 2 bases in 1 codon) — protein sequence MVVVTAAATGGAHKVLLISGKHAGSSSGSQTGFARPISVVLPSAASQASSDSDSNTSAGPPVRKRQRLTHLSPEEKALRRKLKNRVAAQTARDRKKAKMGELEQQVLELELENQKLHIENRLLREKTNGLLTENEELRQRLGLDTLDSKEKVSLTLPQVQVLMSSGNDAGLGIGSSERSTQATCASAAGAGPAVSKSEDFSMDTASPDSTDSESDLLLGILDILDPELFLKSCEQECEESQVLLVGTGHPVPATTPAPLGASSVKLEALNELIHFDHIYTKPVEEVSDGQSSDLESGTDEKTEPSFLITEVEVEEETVCIKDEPEEVVIPSVDKNSRVDDFLSANSSPALSGLDKETCLVDTYSDSGYEGSPSPFSDMSSPLCSESSWEDMFANELFPQLISV from the exons ATGGTGGTGGTAACAGCAGCAGCGACGGGGGGAGCCCACAAAGTGCTCCTCATATCTGGGAAACATGCCGGCTCCTCCAGCGGCTCACAGACAGGCTTCGCTCGGCCCATATCTGTCGTCTTACCGTCAGCGGCCAGTCAGGCGTCGTCGGACTCCGACTCCAACACCTCTGCTGGGCCGCCGGTACGAAAAAGACAGAGACTCACACACTTGAGTCCGGAAGAGAAAGCACTTCGCAG GAAACTCAAGAACAGAGTGGCAGCCCAGACAGCCAGAGACAGGAAAAAGGCCAAAATGGGGGAGCTGGAACAGCAGGTCTTGGAGTTGGAGCTGGAG AATCAGAAACTACACATTGAAAACCGGTTGCTTCGGGAAAAGACAAATGGCCTCCTAACAGAAAatgaggaactgagacagagaCTTGGGTTGGACACCCTTGATTCTAAGGAAAAG gttTCACTCACTTTGCCACAGGTTCAGGTTCTGATGTCCAGTGGGAACGATGCAGGTTTAGGGATCGGGTCTTCTGAG CGCAGCACTCAGGCTACGTGTGCCTCCGCAGCAGGTGCAGGCCCAGCAGTCTCTAAATCTGAAGACTTCTCAATGGATACAGCTAGTCCTGACAGTACAGACAGTGAG TCTGATTTGCTCCTGGGCATTCTGGACATCCTTGACCCAGAGCTGTTCCTCAAGTCTTGTGaacaggagtgtgaagagtcgCAGGTGCTGCTGGTCGGAACAGGGCACCCAGTACCTGCCACCACACCTGCGCCTCTGGGGGCCTCATCAGTTAAGCTGGAGGCCCTTAATGAACTGATCCACTTTGACCACATTTACACAAAGCCCGTGGAGGAGGTGAGCGACGGGCAGAGCAGTGACTTGGAGAGCGGCACAGATGAGAAGACTGAGCCTTCCTTCCTCATTACAGAGGTGGAGGTTGAGGAGGAGACTGTCTGCATCAAAGATGAGCCAGAGGAAGTGGTCATCCCCAGTGTTGACAAGAACAGTCGGGTGGACGACTTTCTTTCCGCAAACTCCTCCCCTGCCCTCAGTGGTCTGGATAAGGAGACATGCCTGGTGGACACATACAGCGACTCCGGATACGAAGGGTCCCCTTCCCCATTCAGTGACATGTCCTCTCCCCTGTGCTCAGAGAGCTCCTGGGAAGACATGTTTGCTAATGAACTCTTCCCCCAGCTTATCAGTGTCTAA